Proteins encoded in a region of the Dioscorea cayenensis subsp. rotundata cultivar TDr96_F1 unplaced genomic scaffold, TDr96_F1_v2_PseudoChromosome.rev07_lg8_w22 25.fasta BLBR01001561.1, whole genome shotgun sequence genome:
- the LOC120256670 gene encoding uncharacterized protein LOC120256670 produces MHDIVRDVAISISAKDHTLYVRAGQRFTDWPRTNESVMRNCQRLSLTNNDIEDLPHDPMEYPKLEMLILTGNIRLSSVPEMFFLHMGYLMVLDLSSTAIESLPKSLSCLINLKVLNLRYCHLLKDISYINGLKMLEMLMLEGSSVSIAPKGAGWAQNLRFVNLSTATGISPSLDDYFSKELPKFRRLEQLFMNKFEGSFRELMSLRHLTHLFIAEAVDLDDPLSHELVPPGAWPDRDLKFSLSFVKGKPWYWSLPRDSNRRCLELMGTRPLAVWAKRLLEKTIELVLVESQETELISIDSNIPWLALSISLEHLEVINFPNLTNLIPSRFWQRMQKLAHLSVKDCPMMLELFPCDHEAHDKTEYDGLQPLQCPPNLKHLDIDNCGVRYVLSFEMETMAILADPFPKLEKLRLKNCLEMSELISPCTSLQAPCFFQGLRELNIVSCSRLTHLFSYKQAKSMVQLEKLFITNCAALEAVVFSMENKEEASASTGTHVVDQESYKNSPFPNLGMLDLIDLPQLTAFHQPAALPVEWLCLWAYTIDRCPKLQEPLEEQIQSLWAREEEKSGDAKGEEEEAGDSEPDR; encoded by the exons ATGCATGATATTGTTAGAGATGTGGCGATCTCAATCAGTGCGAAAGATCATACGCTCTATGTTAGAGCTGGGCAACGCTTCACAGATTGGCCAAGAACTAATGAAAGTGTGATGCGAAATTGCCAACGGCTTTCACTGACGAACAATGATATTGAAGATCTCCCTCATGATCCAATGGAGTATCCTAAACTTGAGATGTTGATCCTGACAGGCAATATAAGGTTATCAAGCGTCCCAGAAATGTTCTTCCTACACATGGGATATTTGATGGTTCTTGACTTGAGTTCTACTGCCATTGAATCGCTACCAAAATCACTCTCTTGTCTCATTAATCTCAAAGTATTGAACCTGAGATATTGTCATCTTCTAAAAGATATATCTTACATTAATGGGTTGAAGATGCTTGAAATGCTTATGCTGGAAGGTTCTTCGGTGTCCATTGCTCCAAAAGGTGCAGGATGGGCACAAAATCTGAGATTTGTTAATTTGAGTACTGCAACTGGTATATCACCTTCCCTTGATGATTACTTCTCCAAGGAATTGCCAAAATTTCGTAGGCTAGAACAATTGTTCATGAACAAGTTTGAAGGTAGCTTTCGAGAGTTGATGAGCTTGAGGCATCTAACTCACCTATTCATCGCAGAAGCGGTGGACTTAGATGATCCCTTATCACATGAACTAGTCCCACCAGGTGCTTGGCCTGATCGAGATCTAAAATTCAGCCTATCTTTTGTCAAAGGCAAGCCATGGTATTGGTCTCTTCCCAGGGATAGCAATAGAAGATGTTTGGAACTGATGGGAACCAGGCCTTTGGCTGTTTGGGCCAAGAGATTACTCGAAAAAACAATAGAGTTGGTATTAGTAGAATCCCAAGAAACTGAACTGATTTCGATCGACAGCAATATCCCATGGCTGGCGCTCTCAATAAGTTTGGAGCATCTTGAAGTAATCAACTTTCCAAATTTGACCAATTTAATTCCATCAAGGTTTTGGCAGAGGATGCAGAAACTAGCGCATCTAAGCGTTAAGGACTGCCCTATGATGCTGGAACTGTTTCCATGCGATCATGAAGCCCATGACAAAACTGAATATGATGGCCTACAACCATTGCAATGCCCTCCAAACTTGAAACACTTGGATATCGATAATTGTGGTGTGAGATATGTGCTTTCATTTGAGATGGAGACAATGGCAATATTGGCAGATCCTTTTCCAAAACTAGAGAAGCTTCGACTTAAAAACTGCCTAGAGATGAGTGAGTTGATCTCTCCTTGTACGTCTTTGCAAGCCCCGTGTTTCTTTCAAGGACTAAGAGAACTCAATATTGTGTCATGTTCAAGACTTACACATCTTTTCTCCTACAAGCAAGCAAAAAGCATGGTTCAGTTGGAAAAACTTTTTATTACAAATTGTGCTGCATTGGAGGCTGTGGTGTTTTCTATGGAAAATAAGGAGGAAGCATCTGCAAGCACAGGCACACATGTTGTTGATCAAGAATCTTACAAAAATAGTCCTTTCCCTAATTTGGGGATGCTCGACCTAATTGATTTGCCTCAACTCACTGCCTTCCATCAACCCGCAGCACTGCCTGTGGAGTGGTTATGTCTTTGGGCTTACACAATAGACAGATGCCCTAAACTACAGGAGCCGTTGGAAGAACAAATTCAATCGCTATG GGCGAGGGAGGAGGAGAAGTCAGGTGATGCgaaaggagaggaagaagaggcaGGAGATTCGGAACCTGATCGGTAG